A region of Rattus rattus isolate New Zealand chromosome 7, Rrattus_CSIRO_v1, whole genome shotgun sequence DNA encodes the following proteins:
- the Klf11 gene encoding Krueppel-like factor 11: protein MHSPGSTGPGDARAADIMDICESILERKRHDSERSTCSVLEQTDIEAVEALVCMSSWGQRSQVRPLTPVSDSGDVTTAVLMDTAAPDLPKDFHSFSTLCITPPQSPELMEPTGTPVPSQVINSQGCMATALPPSPTGSPRTLSKGEPPEPSSESSCRAVMTSVIRHTGESPAPTCFPTGPTQEQPASDSRGGQDQLLDHLEALQDTRLADGLLVTNLVSCQPCLHKSGGLFPTDKGQQTGWPAAVQTCLPKNPESDLSRKTTPFISVPVSSPPVLCQMIPVAGQNGMLSAFLRPPTQLPAGTIKPILPQAASMSQPVFMGPPVPQGTVMLVLPQSTFPQPAACPSSVMAIGNTKLLPLAPAPVFVASSQNCAPQVDFSRRRNYVCNFPGCRKTYFKSSHLKAHLRTHTGEKPFTCSWDGCDKKFARSDELSRHRRTHTGEKKFVCPVCDRRFMRSDHLTKHARRHMTTKKIPGWQAEVGKLNRITLAESPGSILEPLPASG from the exons ATGCACTCGCCGGGCTCCACCGGCCCGGGCGACGCGCGCGCG GCTGACATCATGGACATTTGTGAGTCAATCCTGGAGAGGAAGCGGCACGACAGCGAAAGGTCCACATGCAGCGTCCTGGAGCAGACAGATATCGAAGCTGTGGAAGCTCTCGTTTGCATGAGTTCTTGGGGTCAAAGGTCCCAGGTGAGACCCCTCACGCCCGTCTCTGATTCTGGTGACGTCACCACGGCCGTGCTTATGGACACAGCTGCACCTGATCTACCAAAGGACTTCCATTCTTTTTCAACTCTG tgtataACTCCTCCTCAGAGCCCAGAGCTCATGGAGCCAACAGGGACCCCTGTTCCTTCCCAAGTAATCAATTCCCAAGGATGCATGGCCactgccctccccccatcccctacTGGGAGCCCCAGAACACTGAGCAAGGGGGAACCACCGGAGCCATCCTCAGAGTCCTCCTGCAGGGCCGTGATGACGAGCGTGATCCGTCACACCGGGGAGAGCCCAGCTCCGACATGTTTTCCAACTGGTCCAACTCAAGAGCAGCCAGCGTCCGACAGCAGAGGAGGACAAGACCAGTTGCTGGACCACCTCGAAGCCTTGCAGGACACACGTTTGGCAGATGGCTTACTTGTCACTAACTTGGTTTCCTGTCAGCCTTGCTTGCACAAGTCTGGTGGCCTGTTCCCCACCGACAAAGGCCAACAGACAGGATGGCCCGCTGCTGTTCAGACCTGCTTACCAAAGAATCCTGAAAGTGACTTGTCAAGGAAAACCACCCCTTTtatttctgtccctgtctctagCCCCCCTGTCCTTTGCCAGATGATCCCTGTGGCTGGACAAAATGGCATGCTCTCAGCTTTTTTGAGGCCTCCTACCCAGTTGCCTGCAGGGACTATCAAGCCCATCCTACCCCAAGCTGCTTCAATGTCTCAGCCTGTGTTCATGGGCCCGCCTGTGCCTCAGGGAACTGTGATGCTGGTCTTGCCACAGAGCACCTTCCCCCAGCCTGCTGCCTGTCCATCCAGTGTCATGGCCATTGGAAATACCAAACTCTTGCCCCTTGCCCCTGCCCCAGTGTTCGTCGCCTCCAGCCAGAACTGTGCGCCTCAGGTAGACTTTTCCAGAAGGAGGAACTATGTTTGCAATTTCCCAGGCTGCCGGAAGACCTACTTCAAAAGTTCCCACCTTAAAGCTCATCTTCGCACCCACACAG GGGAGAAGCCTTTTACCTGCAGCTGGGACGGCTGTGACAAAAAGTTTGCAAGGTCGGACGAACTGTCTCGTCACCGCagaactcacactggagagaagaagtttgtgtgtcctgtgtgtgaccGGCGCTTCATGAGGAGTGACCACCTGACCAAGCACGCTCGTCGCCACATGACAACAAAGAAGATCCCAGGCtg